One Salvia splendens isolate huo1 chromosome 1, SspV2, whole genome shotgun sequence genomic window, TTGACATACTGAATCGCTTGCTCAAGCATCGACACCGTGTCCATCCTCGACCCGCCGGGGACCAGGCTCTGCAGAATCTTGAACCTGTCGCTGATGCGGTGCCGCCGCTGCCTCGCCGCCACGCTCTGGGGGTCGGTCGAGAGCTTCACGGCGGCAGCGGTGgccctctccttcttcttcgccGCGGAAGTGGAGCCGCACGAACTAGGGTTTGAAAAGGAGGAGTGATCCATGTATGTTGATAAAGTGTTTGATGGATGAAAAGTTGGGATTTATGATGTTGTGAATAT contains:
- the LOC121804783 gene encoding transcription factor LAX PANICLE 1-like; amino-acid sequence: MDHSSFSNPSSCGSTSAAKKKERATAAAVKLSTDPQSVAARQRRHRISDRFKILQSLVPGGSRMDTVSMLEQAIQYVKFLKNQIWLHQAMIDLVDTAPAVSAFQPNHSALNYDDGACDDCYAVDRMLAEGGELLESWFSGEHIWGSDASMQN